The following proteins are encoded in a genomic region of Solea senegalensis isolate Sse05_10M linkage group LG5, IFAPA_SoseM_1, whole genome shotgun sequence:
- the LOC122768969 gene encoding nodal homolog isoform X2 yields MMQLYRSFRTADSSVPVAVNAITSHGDKPSAYSSDSVLSLMARGCHQVGERWTVTFDMSTVSTSELVQMAELRIRLPAFSASKRATVDLYHSGKQTCDLSSTSCHDEPLFLGSFNTSASSKKSSWKVFDVTALLKYRLFQGDGVSSQEASGDSEAEHGSGAGEDRGKSLFKNLEARQRKIHHPIMNRVMMVVFSKHNLPQEGHAAYSIIHTVENSKYVTMDRDSSESQSRRHKRNRMERVRVAAGTGPTAEPVQRPLCRKVDMWVDFDHIGWDEWIVHPKRYNAYRCEGECPSPLDDSFHPSNHAYMQSLLRHHHPERVTCPSCVPTRLSPLSMLYIENDDLTLRHHEDMIVEECGCH; encoded by the exons ATGATGCAGCTGTACCGCTCCTTCAGAACCGCTGACTCCTCAGTGCCCGTAGCTGTCAACGCCATCACTTCACATGGGGACAAACCGTCAGCTTACAGCTCTGATTCTGTCCTCAGTCTAATGGCCAGAG GTTGTCATCAAGTGGGTGAAAGATGGACCGTCACGTTTGACATGTCAACCGTCTCTACCAGTGAACTTGTTCAGATGGCAGAGCTGAGGATCAGACTGCCAGCTTTCTCTGCCTCAAAACGAGCCACTGTGGATTTATATCACTCCGGAAAGCAGACCTGTGACCTGAGCAGCACATCGTGCCACGACGAGCCCCTTTTCCTGGGGAGTTTTAACACTTCAGCGAGCAGCAAAAAGTCTTCCTGGAAGGTTTTTGACGTGACTGCACTGTTAAAATACAGGCTGTTCCAAGGAGATGGGGTCTCAAGCCAGGAGGCCTCAGGAGATTCTGAGGCAGAGCATGGGAGCGGTGCCGGGGAAGACAGGGGCAAGTCTCTCTTCAAGAATTTGGAAGCGAGGCAAAGAAAAATACATCATCCAATAATGAACCGGGTCATGATGGTCGTCTTCTCCAAGCATAACCTGCCTCAGGAAGGCCATGCAGCGTACAGTATCATTCACACTGTGGAGAACTCAAAATATGTGACCATGGACAGAGACAGCAGTGAAAGTCAAAGTCGTCGCCACAAGAGGAACAGGATGGAGAGGGTGAGAGTGGCTGCTGGAACCGGACCGACAGCAGAGCCGGTCCAGAGGCCGCTGTGCCGGAAGGTGGACATGTGGGTGGACTTTGATCACATTGGCTGGGACGAGTGGATTGTGCATCCCAAGCGGTACAATGCATATCGCTGCGAGGGAGAGTGTCCGTCACCGCTGGATGACTCCTTCCATCCCAGCAACCATGCTTACATGCAA agcCTCTTGCGACATCACCATCCAGAAAGAGTGACTTGCCCGTCGTGTGTACCAACACGCCTCAGTCCACTGTCCATGCTTTACATCGAGAACGACGACCTGACCCTGCGGCATCACGAGGACATGATCGTAGAAGAGTGTGGTTGTCACTGA
- the LOC122768969 gene encoding nodal homolog isoform X1: METRTLTVLCTLVLSSWGIVFSTQGHRYRTGLEKQLSFRNLSSSHRSRYPLYMMQLYRSFRTADSSVPVAVNAITSHGDKPSAYSSDSVLSLMARGCHQVGERWTVTFDMSTVSTSELVQMAELRIRLPAFSASKRATVDLYHSGKQTCDLSSTSCHDEPLFLGSFNTSASSKKSSWKVFDVTALLKYRLFQGDGVSSQEASGDSEAEHGSGAGEDRGKSLFKNLEARQRKIHHPIMNRVMMVVFSKHNLPQEGHAAYSIIHTVENSKYVTMDRDSSESQSRRHKRNRMERVRVAAGTGPTAEPVQRPLCRKVDMWVDFDHIGWDEWIVHPKRYNAYRCEGECPSPLDDSFHPSNHAYMQSLLRHHHPERVTCPSCVPTRLSPLSMLYIENDDLTLRHHEDMIVEECGCH, from the exons ATGGAAACCAGAACGCTGACCGTTCTCTGCACACTCGTGCTCAGCTCTTGGGGGATTGTTTTCTCCACCCAGGGCCACAGATATCGCACAGGCCTCGAGAAACAATTATCATTCAGAAATCTCTCGTCCAGTCATCGCAGCAGATACCCTCTGTACATGATGCAGCTGTACCGCTCCTTCAGAACCGCTGACTCCTCAGTGCCCGTAGCTGTCAACGCCATCACTTCACATGGGGACAAACCGTCAGCTTACAGCTCTGATTCTGTCCTCAGTCTAATGGCCAGAG GTTGTCATCAAGTGGGTGAAAGATGGACCGTCACGTTTGACATGTCAACCGTCTCTACCAGTGAACTTGTTCAGATGGCAGAGCTGAGGATCAGACTGCCAGCTTTCTCTGCCTCAAAACGAGCCACTGTGGATTTATATCACTCCGGAAAGCAGACCTGTGACCTGAGCAGCACATCGTGCCACGACGAGCCCCTTTTCCTGGGGAGTTTTAACACTTCAGCGAGCAGCAAAAAGTCTTCCTGGAAGGTTTTTGACGTGACTGCACTGTTAAAATACAGGCTGTTCCAAGGAGATGGGGTCTCAAGCCAGGAGGCCTCAGGAGATTCTGAGGCAGAGCATGGGAGCGGTGCCGGGGAAGACAGGGGCAAGTCTCTCTTCAAGAATTTGGAAGCGAGGCAAAGAAAAATACATCATCCAATAATGAACCGGGTCATGATGGTCGTCTTCTCCAAGCATAACCTGCCTCAGGAAGGCCATGCAGCGTACAGTATCATTCACACTGTGGAGAACTCAAAATATGTGACCATGGACAGAGACAGCAGTGAAAGTCAAAGTCGTCGCCACAAGAGGAACAGGATGGAGAGGGTGAGAGTGGCTGCTGGAACCGGACCGACAGCAGAGCCGGTCCAGAGGCCGCTGTGCCGGAAGGTGGACATGTGGGTGGACTTTGATCACATTGGCTGGGACGAGTGGATTGTGCATCCCAAGCGGTACAATGCATATCGCTGCGAGGGAGAGTGTCCGTCACCGCTGGATGACTCCTTCCATCCCAGCAACCATGCTTACATGCAA agcCTCTTGCGACATCACCATCCAGAAAGAGTGACTTGCCCGTCGTGTGTACCAACACGCCTCAGTCCACTGTCCATGCTTTACATCGAGAACGACGACCTGACCCTGCGGCATCACGAGGACATGATCGTAGAAGAGTGTGGTTGTCACTGA